DNA sequence from the Paenibacillus azoreducens genome:
TCGCTCCGTGGCGTCGGTCATGCTGCGAATCGGCCTGACTAGGAAGCGGGAAGCGATCAAAAAGATGAGGCTGCCGACACCGAACATGATCAGCAGGAACGTAATTAAAATCCTTGGCAGCGAAACGTCGTTGTTGTATACCGGCATAACGAACAAGGCATACGTTTCTCTGTTCAGTTCAAAGGGACGGCCGACGATTTCCGTTTCTCCGCCGTCCGATATGACCGTTTCCCCGTTCAATACCTGCGCGGCCTCCTCTGCCGTTACGTGAATCCCGTCCGTCGCATGTACGGCGTTAAGAACGAAGACGTCACCGCTGCGGCCGATGATGCGGATCGAGTAGTTGCGCAGGGCACGCACATTGTTGCGAAGCGATTCCTCGCCTTGATCTGCGGTGTTGGCATAAATATCGACAAGGTCATTTGCGACAGACATTGTCTCTTGATGGACCTCCTTCGCCATCTGTTTCTGAAAGATCGTCCAGGTGAACATAAAGGCGATAGTCATTCCAACGCTAACCGCAAGCAGAAAGATGAGAACCACGCGGACGTACAATGAACGTATCATCCGTTCACCTCAAGGCGGTAACCGATTCCGCGCACCGTCTCGATCCGGAATTGGTCGGCATCGCTCGCGAACCGTTCACGCAGCCGTTTGATATGGACATCGACGGTGCGGTCATCCCCATCGTAACCGAGTCCCCATATTTGTTCGATCAGTTGACCTCTTGTGAAAATTTGCCCTGGATAGCTGGCCAGCTTGTACAACAGCTCGAACTCCTTTAGCGGCAGCGCGAGCGGCTCGTCGCCGCGGAACACTTTATAAGCTTGCCGGTTCAAAAGCAGCTTGCCAAGCCTAATCGTCTGAGTCGACGTAATCCGGTAACGCTTCAGCAGCGCCTTGACCCGCATGACCAACTCCAACGCATCGAACGGCTTGGTCATATAATCGTCGGTTCCAAGCCGAAATCCTTTTACCTTATGCGCGGGTTCCCCTTTGGCGGAAATCATCATGAGCGGTAAATCGGGATATTCCGCGCGCAGCGCACTGCATAATTGCCAGCCGTCCATACCTGGCATCATAATATCGAGAATGACGAGATCGGCCTGCACGCTCTTAACCGCTGCCAGCGCCGCCGCGCCGTCTTCCGCATACGTCACTTCAAATCCTTCACTCTCCAAATAAACACCGATCAACTCACAAATATGCTCGTCGTCATCCGCAACTACAATATGGGCCATTCTTTTCTCTCCTCTTCTCCTTATGTAGCTCCATTATATCGCGGTCGCCTAAAATTTGGATAGCCGCGGGTAATGGATTAGTATGATTTGAAGCATTCGAAGAATTTACATTCATTGTGGAATTTACACTTAATTGGGTAATTTAAGACTAAATAGGATAATTAATTTATAACGGGGCTCAACCTTTAATGAACACAGGAACACAGGGGGCCGCTATTGAGGGGAATTTCGACCATTTCGATTTCTAACGGACACAGCGGACGCTATATGGGCTAATTTCGGTCATTTTGATTTCTAACGGACACAGTTGCAGCTATTTAGTGTAAAATGCCCTTTTTTCGACGGATTGATGCTATTAAGCGCTGTGGTGACCGTTAGAATTTGAAAATGGCTGTTTTGCGCGAATTAGCGTCCATGGTGTCCGTTAGGCGTTGGTATGATCCGGTTAGGCTCCCCGTTCGCCGCTTAAAGAGCGCAAAGGGTGAGCTCACTTTGTCCTGGAGAGAAATAATTTGTTCATCTTAACATAAGTTATGGTGTTCTGCTTCTTCATCCATCTTATCGCACTTTGTCGTGTCTCTCCCTCCTTCATCCGCCCTACCGCACGTTGTTTGTCTCTCCCTCCTTCGTCATCCTACCGCACGCTGCTGTGTCCCCCTCCTTTCTTCATCCTACCGCACTCTGCTGTGTCCCCCCCTTCTTCACCCATCAAATGGGAAACATAAAAAGGGTCGTACCCTTACAGATACTCATCTGCGAAGGAACGACCCTATTTTAATAGCGTTCAATTTCACATCCCGCTACCAGCATGTCTTATAGCTTCATCATTGCCGCGAGTTTCCGCACGAAACACCCACCAGCGGCTTCCGGCAAAGTTAAGCACCACTCCCAAAAGGGTTGCTGTCCCTTTGCTGATCCATAGCGAGATTCCGATCTGTTCGTGTAAAAGCAGCATGCAAGCGGAAGTAATTCCAAGTGTCAGTACATTCAGTAGAAGAAAACGAAGCAGCCCCTTTACAATCGCCCCCTGCTGTTTGAACGTAAATTTGCGGTTCATAAGGAAGCTGTTCAGCACCCCGTAGCCGTAGGCAAACACCTGCGCCACCAGCCAAGGCAGTTGCCACCAGGTTAAAAGCGTAAATACAGCGACGTCTACGCCAGTATTCAAGATCCCTACTAAGCCAAAGATTATAAAGGAGCGAAAGGACTCACGTGTCGCATTAGAATTCATAGACTTCATAGGGACCACAGACCTCACCTTCTATACATCATATTCCATCTTCTGGCGCGCTTTCGCGATAAAATCAAGCGGTTCCTCAATCTCGTCAGGGTTATACTGAATCGCTCCGACCGTAAGTTTCATGTCAAGTTTGTACTTGTTGGAGAATTCGATCGTGTTAAACGATTCGACCTTTTCTTTCAGGCGCTGCACAACCACTTTTGCGCCGTCTTGATCGGTAAACAGCAGCAGGCCCCAGGTCGGATGATCCGCATTCAACATATATAGGGAGTCATTCATACGGATGCTTGTCTCGCTCATCCTCGAAATGTCATAGATCATTTCCGTGACCTGGGCTTCGCTGATCATCCGGCTCATTTCATCCCAATGTTTTACCGTCATCACTAGCAGCGTTAACGGGATCTCATAACGATTGGAAAGCGCCATAAAAATGGTTGCGTCGCTTTGAAAGGAGCGGCTGTTTTTCAAGTTTGTGCGTTCATCCAATGTCGCGAGCGAAGCATTTCTTTTTTGCAGCTGCTCCGCCTCCTGCTGCAAACGCCGGTTGGCAAAGGTCAGAAGCGCAATGACCGCCGTTAAAACAGGCGTCATGATTAACCAGTAATAATGGTAGCTTTGCAGCGGTTCCCCGACAACGACGGTTTGATAAATGGTATAGGTTCCGTAGCCGAATATAAATACGATATTAAGGATAAGCCCGACGGTGATGTTGGTAAAATAAGTGATGACCGCAATCAAAAAAGATACATTAAGCAGGATCATATTGATCATATAGTGATCCGGTTCTCCCGCCGTAAACACAATATGAATAAAACAAATCACAAACAGCAGCAAAAAGGCTGTATCCGACAGCAAACTATTCTGATAGCGCTTCATCATTCCCCACCCGCTCTCTTTCTGTACTTACGAATCAGGAGAACTAGCGATACGATTACCAGAATGCCGGTAAGCCCCAGCGCCACAATGAAGCCCATGACATCCTTTCGTTCGGTAATCTGAGCGATCATGCCATGATCAGCCTGCTCAGCTTGTTTCTTGAAGCGGAAGGCCTTGGTATTGCCATCTGCATCTGTAACAACCCCATCCCCATAGACCTTCCATTTCGCACTATCCGTAGCCAGCAGATTCGAAGCCAAATAGTTGTATTTGGAGCTTGCCCCGGTCACGGCGAGCCAGCCATAACCCTGATTATAGGGAGATTTCATCAGCTGGAGTGTCCCGATCCGCTTGCCATAGTTTTCTTCGATGCTCATTTTCTCGTTGGACAACAGCCTAGTCCCATCAGGACTGTATTGAAAGAAAAGCTTGCCGTTTTGCTTTTGCAACCAGGCATTGTCCTTGTATGAGCCAATCGATATGAGATTGTACTGCTGCAGTTTTGAATCTGCTGGTATTTCCGAAATTTTATAAAAGGTTACTTCACCTGTGTTGGCTTCCGCATACTTGCCGAGCAAATGAAACAGATTTCCGATCGTAAGATAACCATAGGAATCCATCTTCTCAGGCAGCAGCACCGCGATTTTGTTGTAGCTTGCATCTCTTAAAAAAGGGTTAGGATAATTATTGAACAATAAGTCCGTACGGTCTTTGGTATTTAACTGCAGAAGAGAATCCTTTGTAATGTAAGCCCAAGGCATCTGATCCTGAAGTTCGATACAGCCTGCGCTTTTCAGCTCCAGGTCAAAAGCCGCCGTGACAGTGAAACTGCCCGAAACCTCAAGATTTTTCGGAATCGTCAGCGTAAGCCGGTCCTGATTGGACATTTCTTTCGTCAGCTTTTTGCTGCCAATCGGCGTGTCATTAATCAAAATCGTGATGAGAGAGCGATCAAAATCCAGATTGTCCGAATATCGAAAATCAAGATTGATTTTGCTTGAATCGGCAATAAAACGGTTTGCCGGCAGCGACACGAAGTAGCTCTTCTCTTGATGCATCATGCCGGTGAGTTTATCACCTGTCTCCGTAAGCGTGACGTCCCGGCTCACATTGATTGCCGGTGTTTCCACGTCCGTGTCCGCGTCCACCCATTTTTCAGGTCCATCCAGTTGGTCGACCAACATCTGATTGCCGAGCAAACGGCCTGCTTTTTTAAGCATGAGAGGATCCTCTGACGTCACGATAAGCGCAGGTCCTGCTCCTGCATTCGCCACGCGGATCAGCGCTTTGTCATGGACGTCGACTTGTCCCAGTGCTTGCTTCCACTTGTCAGGCAGATGATTGTATAAGGCAACGATCACAACCGTTTCGTGCTGGTCAAGTGCCTTGTCATCGAGAGACAGCATCGGAATCGTATTGTCTTCCGAGCGGTTGCTCTTGGCAAAGCCGGAAAGAGCGTATACAGCTGCTTCAAGCTCCTGGGAG
Encoded proteins:
- a CDS encoding diguanylate cyclase domain-containing protein, whose translation is MMKRYQNSLLSDTAFLLLFVICFIHIVFTAGEPDHYMINMILLNVSFLIAVITYFTNITVGLILNIVFIFGYGTYTIYQTVVVGEPLQSYHYYWLIMTPVLTAVIALLTFANRRLQQEAEQLQKRNASLATLDERTNLKNSRSFQSDATIFMALSNRYEIPLTLLVMTVKHWDEMSRMISEAQVTEMIYDISRMSETSIRMNDSLYMLNADHPTWGLLLFTDQDGAKVVVQRLKEKVESFNTIEFSNKYKLDMKLTVGAIQYNPDEIEEPLDFIAKARQKMEYDV
- a CDS encoding response regulator transcription factor, which codes for MAHIVVADDDEHICELIGVYLESEGFEVTYAEDGAAALAAVKSVQADLVILDIMMPGMDGWQLCSALRAEYPDLPLMMISAKGEPAHKVKGFRLGTDDYMTKPFDALELVMRVKALLKRYRITSTQTIRLGKLLLNRQAYKVFRGDEPLALPLKEFELLYKLASYPGQIFTRGQLIEQIWGLGYDGDDRTVDVHIKRLRERFASDADQFRIETVRGIGYRLEVNG
- a CDS encoding GtrA family protein; the protein is MKSMNSNATRESFRSFIIFGLVGILNTGVDVAVFTLLTWWQLPWLVAQVFAYGYGVLNSFLMNRKFTFKQQGAIVKGLLRFLLLNVLTLGITSACMLLLHEQIGISLWISKGTATLLGVVLNFAGSRWWVFRAETRGNDEAIRHAGSGM
- a CDS encoding cellulose biosynthesis cyclic di-GMP-binding regulatory protein BcsB; the protein is MKPRSMISGILCFILFVISCGQVYAQPDAGSNRLTYETSLTNANVSLSGVTASRSMYIRLEDYWNVSELTLHLDYQATQLARKEESSVTLKMNGTKFYSFRPAQDKKQNLTVSVPKDLLIPGSNTLSIEGYILTNLPDRLCVPTEKRDNWLELYKTSYAQINYTKQDIGNSIRNFNQQFVGLDTLKDKRSALAVPNDSDSQELEAAVYALSGFAKSNRSEDNTIPMLSLDDKALDQHETVVIVALYNHLPDKWKQALGQVDVHDKALIRVANAGAGPALIVTSEDPLMLKKAGRLLGNQMLVDQLDGPEKWVDADTDVETPAINVSRDVTLTETGDKLTGMMHQEKSYFVSLPANRFIADSSKINLDFRYSDNLDFDRSLITILINDTPIGSKKLTKEMSNQDRLTLTIPKNLEVSGSFTVTAAFDLELKSAGCIELQDQMPWAYITKDSLLQLNTKDRTDLLFNNYPNPFLRDASYNKIAVLLPEKMDSYGYLTIGNLFHLLGKYAEANTGEVTFYKISEIPADSKLQQYNLISIGSYKDNAWLQKQNGKLFFQYSPDGTRLLSNEKMSIEENYGKRIGTLQLMKSPYNQGYGWLAVTGASSKYNYLASNLLATDSAKWKVYGDGVVTDADGNTKAFRFKKQAEQADHGMIAQITERKDVMGFIVALGLTGILVIVSLVLLIRKYRKRAGGE